The Aspergillus oryzae RIB40 DNA, chromosome 5 genome segment ttgttcttatcgcACACACTCTTATCATTACTCCCCAGAGCCTTGCAGTAAGGACTAGTATTTTCTTAGTAAATTGCATATGACCATGGTACTGGAAGTTCTTACCCAGCTGCACCTGTGAACTTAGTGATCTGAAACCATGTTCCCTTTGTCTGTTGGGGCTTGCTAGGATCAAATTGTGCTACTTTGTTCGCCGAGTAGAAACCGTTCAAGACGCCGCCTTGGGAGTTCTGAGAAGCGAGGTTGACGGGCGCTAGGATGGCACTTGGTCACATCGGAGTCAGCTAACAACACATTGATTGAAGCAGTGATGATCTTAGCATACTTGGTTCCGCCTTGAAGGGAAGACGCAAATGCGTATTCTTCGGGTGATTTGAAGTCTTGTGCGCTCCAGGATGGATTCTTAGGTGGAAGGGCTTTGATGCCCCATTTCTGAGGATCTTTGAAAGGCCCTTTGTTCGCACCGCTCCGATCgcgattactatttttcgtCTTTTCATTCACGCGCTGCCTAAGGGTGCGATATATTAGTCAAACATACAAGCCACATCAAGAGCTTCAATAAAGGAAGACATACAGGACATTCGGGGCGCCCTTGCACAGGATAGCCCAGCAGTCGACGTCGAAAGGCAAAGCACTTTGGCCTTTGACCTCCAAGTCCGCCTTGATGGGATCGCTCTGGCTATCACCGCTGCCTGTTT includes the following:
- a CDS encoding uncharacterized protein (predicted protein), with translation MQLTKSLLVFALYMFGTQHVLAVPVNPEPDATSVENVALKTGSGDSQSDPIKADLEVKGQSALPFDVDCWAILCKGAPNVLNRDRSGANKGPFKDPQKWGIKALPPKNPSWSAQDFKSPEEYAFASSLQGGTNKPQQTKGTWFQITKFTGAAGPYCKALGSNDKSVCDKNKNIAGDWGFDPAKWAYQYDEKNNKFNYVGK